The following coding sequences are from one Triticum aestivum cultivar Chinese Spring chromosome 5A, IWGSC CS RefSeq v2.1, whole genome shotgun sequence window:
- the LOC100682469 gene encoding ornithine decarboxylase — MVGSSPMQAVLVAPGVKDKKVLAFRRDALKEKDAVAALMRTIAAGGVRSAFYVFDLARVVDLYRGWRRALPGVRACYAVKCNPEPALLGALAALGAGFDCASRREIEAVLALGVQPGSIVYANPCKPEAHLEYAAEVGVSLATYDSEEEVVKVKRCHPGCELILRIKGPDGGGARVDLGTKYGAHEDEVMPLLRAAQREGLNVAGVSFHVGSGASNTDVYRGAIEAARGVFDAAAGLGMPPMRVLDIGGGFMAGPAFDEAAAVINAALERYFGELPCVEVIGEPGRYFAETAFTMAARVIGKRTRGEVREYWIDDGLYGTLSCIPMDHYVPHPRPLAVPRAGEKTYTSTVFGPTCDSLDTVVTGYQLPEMSVGDWLVFDDMGAYTTASGSNFNGFSTSDIKTYLAYSS, encoded by the coding sequence ATGGTTGGGAGCAGCCCGATGCAGGCGGTGCTGGTGGCGCCGGGGGTGAAGGACAAGAAGGTGCTGGCGTTCCGGCGGGACGCGCTCAAGGAGAAGGACGCCGTCGCCGCGCTCATGCGCACCATCGCCGCCGGCGGCGTGCGGAGCGCCTTCTACGTCTTCGACCTCGCCCGGGTCGTCGACCTGTACCGCGGCTGGCGCCGCGCGCTCCCCGGCGTGCGCGCCTGCTACGCCGTCAAGTGCAACCCGGAGCCGGCGCTGCTCGGCGCGCTGGCCGCGCTCGGGGCGGGCTTCGACTGCGCCAGCCGCAGGGAGATCGAGGCCGTGCTCGCGCTCGGCGTGCAGCCCGGCAGCATCGTGTACGCCAACCCGTGCAAGCCCGAGGCGCACCTCGAGTACGCCGCCGAGGTGGGCGTCAGCCTCGCCACCTACgactccgaggaggaggtggtcaaGGTGAAGCGCTGCCACCCCGGCTGTGAGCTCATCCTCCGCATCAAGGGCCCCGACGGCGGCGGGGCCCGGGTGGACCTCGGGACCAAGTACGGCGCGCACGAGGACGAGGTCatgccgctcctccgcgccgcccagCGCGAGGGGCTCAACGTGGCCGGCGTGTCGTTCCACGTCGGGAGCGGCGCGTCCAACACGGACGTGTACCGGGGCGCCATCGAGGCCGCGCGCGGGGTCTTCGACGCGGCAGCCGGGCTCGGCATGCCGCCCATGCGCGTGCTCGATATCGGCGGCGGGTTCATGGCCGGCCCGGCGTTCGACGAGGCGGCCGCGGTCATCAACGCGGCGCTCGAGCGCTACTTCGGGGAGCTTCCGTGCGTGGAGGTGATAGGCGAGCCGGGGAGGTACTTCGCCGAGACCGCCTTCACGATGGCGGCGCGGGTCATCGGGAAGCGCACTCGCGGTGAGGTACGCGAGTACTGGATCGACGACGGCCTCTACGGCACCCTCAGCTGCATCCCCATGGACCACTACGTGCCGCACCCGAGGCCGCTCGCCGTGCCGCGCGCCGGCGAGAAGACGTACACGTCGACGGTGTTCGGGCCGACGTGCGACTCCCTCGACACGGTGGTGACCGGGTACCAGCTGCCAGAGATGAGCGTGGGGGACTGGCTCGTGTTCGACGACATGGGCGCCTACACCACCGCCTCCGGCTCCAACTTCAACGGCTTCTCCACCTCGGACATCAAGACCTACTTGGCCTACTCCAGCTGA